In Ignavibacteriales bacterium, the sequence AAAGATGCTGGATTGGGTGACTTTGAAACCGGTGACGATCCAGAAGACAGCGATGGCAAACCGTCGTCTGTCAAGTATGTTCTCAGAAAAGTTTTTGCATCGCGCGTTATGTGGATGATCGCGCTCGGTTCCATGATGATTGGTTTTGTGCGCCGGAGTGTCGTGGATGCGTGGTGGCCTAAATATTTTGTGGATTTCTATGGCGCAGACAAAGCCCACTTCGCGACGTACCTTCCATACATCATTGCGACATGGGGAATTGCGCTCGCCGGCATCGCTGGCGGTTTTGTGTTCGGTATCGCTTCGGACCGCACCTTCGGTGGACGGCGCGCACCGGTGATCACTTTCGGATTCATCGGCATGGCAATAGTCCTCGCCCTCTTCGGCATATCGGATCTTCTTAACTTCGGCCCTGTGTTGGCAGCATGCTGTCTCGTGCTACTCTCCTTCTGCGTCAACGGTGCGCATGGAATGATTGGTGGTGCAGCATCGATGGACTTCGGCGGAAAGAAAGCTGTAGCAACAGCTGCAGGATTATTCGATGGAATGCAATACCTCGCCGGCGCATTTGTTGGAATGGGTGTCGGATACATTACTACAAACTGGGGCTGGGAAGCGTGGCATTGGACACCAATTCCATTTGCACTCATTGGCGCTTATGTGATGTCACGTCTGTGGAATGTAATGCCAAAGGGGAGATCAGGACATTAACTGGTAGAATCCCTGCCTGCGGCAGGCTCGCCTAAGCACAAAGTGCGTCGGCGAGCAGGCAGGCGGTCACCGACCGGATTTATTCACGCAAGAATATCCTATCTGGTGATCGGATGCTACGATGATCCGATCTAATGATCGGATGCTACATTATGATATCTCGTCCGTAGAATGTGATTCCAAAAAGAAGGTCAGGGCATTAATCCGTAGAATCCGGTCACCGACCGGATTCCATCATCATCCGATCTAATGATCGGATGCTACATTATGATATCTCGTCCGTAGAATGTGATTCCAAAAAGAAGGTCAGGGCATTAATCCGTAGAATCCGGTCACCGACCGGATTCCATCATCATCCGATCTGGTGATCGGATGCTACTCGTATCTATCAAATTCCTTTGGCGCATCGAAGTCGCAGAAAACATCTTTGAGCCATCCTTTTTTAACAATCTCACGAAAATTATGATATGGAAAATCTTTGGGTTTAATACCAAGATGCTTCCACGAATTTGAAAAGATATAAGAAAGATGATTTTCAAAATCCTTGTTCTCTAATGAAATCCGTATGCAATGGTCCATCGTTCCTCTCTGCCAGACATGCTTTTCTATCCCATGCCTCATGATCTCATGTGATGTAAATTTCTTGAAGTCTCTCAAAAACACGGACATTGATAGAACAGTTTTAATTTCTACCAAGAGATGAATGTGATCGGGCATAATAGTAAATGCTATTATATCCTTAAGCTTCTTCGAATAGAATCGTAATTCTTCGATAAGATATTCCGGAATTTGATTTTTATGAAGAAGTTGTTGTCGATTAAAAGTGCAAAACGTGAGAAAATATAAAGAATTAGGATCTTGCCATCTTGGAGGTTTTCTCGAAAACGGTTTCATTAGCATTTCCCCATTGATTCGGTAGAATCCCTGCCTGCGGCAGGCTCGCCTAAGCACAAAGTGCGTCGGCGAGCAGGCAGGCGGTCACCGATCGGATTTATTCACGCAAGAATATCCGATCTGGTGATCGGATGCTACGTCATTTATGTTATCCTGTTCTACTTCTGTAAACTCCACAACTTCGTTGTTACACGCTCAAGCTCGGGAGCAATAAGCGCTGGATCCATTGTCTTCTCCGGCATGTTCTCAAATGCACAATAGGGAATCGTGTGTCCTTTCACTTCGATGAAATTCGGATCCTTTGCCGTCAATTGTTCCCAATCGTTTGTCTTGTAATAAAACTCCATCTTCTCATCCGGCAAAGAATGATAGAGAATGGAATCTTCCTGACCGGGCCGCGCGCGTCTGCGATTCTTGCGAACAGATTCCTCGTATGGTACTTTAATATACACCAACGAAGCCTTGCTGAGCATCTCATCAGAAAGAAATGTCAACGCGTGATGGATAGCGTTCTCACCGCCTCGCGCAAATTCCACGAGCGTCGTCATCTTATCGTGATATGCAGGGTCTTTCAATACTTTCTTCTTGTAATCCAGTGCCATACGATCCATATACAAATCCCAGATATACTGATCCTTGAACCAATACTTTTCATCGCTCCAGATACGCGGCTTCTTGAATCGCGTCATCAAATCATCCAACTCAAACGTTTCCCATACATAGACGAAATCATCAAGCTCTTCAAAGTTAGCAATGTGGAATTTTTCAAGCCGTAGTATCGGATCGCATTTTTTTAAAAAGTCGATGACTTCAGATTTTCCGGCTGCCGGACGGCCGGTGATAATAAGGATAGGAAAATGTTGACTCATGGTTGTTCCTTTCAATGTCTTTATTTCACGAGTTTGATACGGTGTTCGATCTCGGAGGAGATTTCTTTTACAGCCCGTACTTTCATTTCGATAGCAGAGAAGACTGTTTGATTGAGCACGGTGAGTTTCGATAGTTTAAACCCAAAATATTTTTCAGATTCTCCCATCATATAATCGCTTGCTGCACCGATATAGGTTTTATTTTCATCCAACGGCTTGCCATTCACAAGAAATGTAGTAAATTCAATTCCGCCACCGGTCTTTTTCCGCCACTCACATTGAATGCCCGATGTCTGAACACCGGTGTGCTCGTTAAGAAAGAATTCTACCATGGAACGGAGTTGTTTCCCGGTAAGGTCAAACTTCACAAGGATGTTGCGAAATGGAAGTATCTCAAATATATCCCGTTTTGTAATGGGCCCAGCTGTCAAATCTTTTCTGATGCCCGAGGAATTCATAAAACCGACATCCGCACCCGCAGCTTCACGCTGCGCATCGGCAATAAAGTTACCGATACCGCTTTCGCCGCGGCCGCGATTCCAATCGGTTTTCAGTGTGGCAATAACTTTTGAATAATCCTGATCTATCATCATTTTGATAGAATCAATAAAAGCAGAAAGCTCCGTTTTTGGTCTGGCAGCATTGTGCCATAGTTGTACCAAACTTCCATCGTACGAAATCACATGATGTTTTTCTACTTTCAAATCGAGAACGCCAAGATTTTCCAAATTTGATCCAGTCTGTACAATCAAAACGCCGTTAACTCTTTTTGGGTGCTTCAGCCGTGTATGTGAATGTCCGCCGATAATTACATCCAACCCTTGTACATTCACCGCCAGAATTGAATCTTCATCCACACCTT encodes:
- a CDS encoding transposase — encoded protein: MKPFSRKPPRWQDPNSLYFLTFCTFNRQQLLHKNQIPEYLIEELRFYSKKLKDIIAFTIMPDHIHLLVEIKTVLSMSVFLRDFKKFTSHEIMRHGIEKHVWQRGTMDHCIRISLENKDFENHLSYIFSNSWKHLGIKPKDFPYHNFREIVKKGWLKDVFCDFDAPKEFDRYE
- a CDS encoding bifunctional UDP-sugar hydrolase/5'-nucleotidase, which produces MKSSARWLTRTKLQLIMTLTALTAIFCQPKTITILHTNDMHASFIPHEAFWVKENPKPLVGGFNELSFVVDSLRRVKSASLLLDAGDVMTGNPITEYTYGGAEGGALFEMMNRIGYELWTPGNHDFDISVANLRKLTNVAKFPTISANILDTLNKFPINNKEYIIIEKNGLKIGIIGIMSDDFYNLVNQNSGAGIKILPSIETVKRLAALLFPQTDLLIALTHQGVDEDSILAVNVQGLDVIIGGHSHTRLKHPKRVNGVLIVQTGSNLENLGVLDLKVEKHHVISYDGSLVQLWHNAARPKTELSAFIDSIKMMIDQDYSKVIATLKTDWNRGRGESGIGNFIADAQREAAGADVGFMNSSGIRKDLTAGPITKRDIFEILPFRNILVKFDLTGKQLRSMVEFFLNEHTGVQTSGIQCEWRKKTGGGIEFTTFLVNGKPLDENKTYIGAASDYMMGESEKYFGFKLSKLTVLNQTVFSAIEMKVRAVKEISSEIEHRIKLVK
- a CDS encoding MFS transporter, whose protein sequence is MTSSDLPVHSPEFRKQRVINWMSLGVLYAFFYMTRYNYTAVAPALADLLGWKNTELGVFETIMPLVYGLSVVLNGPFADRIGGKKAFLFGAVGVAIMNFLFGLAGLAVISPAVWEGIGIARHVAIPASLKFGLSGGMILTLMAIVWGLNGFFQSFGALSIVKVNAQWFHVRERGTFAGIFGVLIRLGLLLAFQGVPIILLFLPWQYAFWIPGACVLVLFVINYYFMHNSPKDAGLGDFETGDDPEDSDGKPSSVKYVLRKVFASRVMWMIALGSMMIGFVRRSVVDAWWPKYFVDFYGADKAHFATYLPYIIATWGIALAGIAGGFVFGIASDRTFGGRRAPVITFGFIGMAIVLALFGISDLLNFGPVLAACCLVLLSFCVNGAHGMIGGAASMDFGGKKAVATAAGLFDGMQYLAGAFVGMGVGYITTNWGWEAWHWTPIPFALIGAYVMSRLWNVMPKGRSGH